The following coding sequences lie in one Lolium perenne isolate Kyuss_39 chromosome 2, Kyuss_2.0, whole genome shotgun sequence genomic window:
- the LOC127321955 gene encoding dirigent protein 22 encodes MASPSASSFFLLLLLPTILGMASAYSPVQICVRPCPSEVNLHLYLHQFVAGPNHPNRNEEFLIAPANAFGFGTTLIHDWTLTRTTDPNDTLIARVQGTHIQAGTTNANSWYISQNIVFQSGRFAGSTLQVMGTLTENSVGQWSIVGGTGQFTLAQGIINYKMDPSSNKDDAIRELNIRILYDADDAQVARDGALHLVQN; translated from the exons ATGGCTAGTCCCTCTGCCTCCTCGTTTTTTCTCTTGCTCTTGCTGCCAACTATCCTGGGCATGGCTAGTGCCTATTCTCCAGTCCAGATTTGTGTGCGTCCCTGCCCAAGTGAGGTTAACCTGCACCTATACCTCCACCAATTCGTTGCTGGACCAAACCACCCAAACCGCAACGAGGAATTCCTGATAGCCCCAGCAAATGCCTTTGGTTTTGGTACTACCCTCATCCATGATTGGACCTTGACCAGAACAACCGATCCTAACGATACACTCATCGCACGTGTGCAAGGCACACACATCCAAGCTGGCACGACAAACGCTAACAGCTGGTACATTTCGCAGAACATAGTGTTTCAGAGTGGCAG ATTTGCAGGGTCCACACTTCAGGTGATGGGGACATTAACCGAAAACAGTGTTGGCCAGTGGTCTATCGTCGGTGGGACCGGACAGTTTACGCTGGCCCAGGGTATTATCAACTACAAGATGGATCCGTCTTCTAACAAGGATGATGCTATTAGAGAACTTAATATCCGTATCCTCTACGACGCAGATGATGCACAAGTG GCTCGTGATGGTGCATTACACCTGGTGCAAAACTAA